The Devosia sp. A16 genome includes a window with the following:
- a CDS encoding hemerythrin domain-containing protein — translation MQVQKMHGERLEAALRESFAQQLALCDVLEEIADSLPNALSHQRCLRAAQVIGPLLRSAHQAEEATLFPRILAAHPDGRTVVEQLRLEHLEDECFAEEVQYELQLLGCRQPLLAPEATGYMLRGFFECLRRHVRHEHELMTSLPQAAAR, via the coding sequence ATGCAGGTCCAGAAAATGCACGGCGAGCGGCTGGAGGCGGCGCTGCGCGAGTCCTTCGCCCAGCAACTGGCGCTCTGCGACGTGCTCGAGGAGATTGCCGATTCCCTGCCCAATGCTCTGAGCCATCAGCGCTGCCTGAGAGCGGCTCAGGTGATCGGGCCGCTGCTCCGCAGCGCCCACCAGGCCGAGGAGGCAACCCTCTTTCCCCGCATCCTCGCAGCACATCCCGACGGCAGGACGGTGGTCGAGCAGTTGCGGCTGGAACACCTCGAAGACGAGTGCTTCGCCGAAGAGGTACAATACGAACTGCAATTGCTCGGCTGCCGGCAGCCGCTGCTGGCGCCCGAAGCGACTGGCTACATGCTGCGCGGCTTCTTCGAATGCCTGCGCCGCCATGTCCGGCACGAACATGAGCTGATGACCAGCCTGCCGCAGGCCGCCGCCAGGTGA
- a CDS encoding carboxymuconolactone decarboxylase family protein → MSRVSNAFQVFMQEAPAQQRAWLDAVQKLAAASALDPKTEELVYIGILAAMRLESGLPFHVVDAKSKGATRDEIVSAILAGLPAVGNAVVQALPVALAAYDAG, encoded by the coding sequence ATGTCTCGGGTCAGCAATGCCTTCCAGGTGTTCATGCAGGAAGCTCCGGCTCAGCAGCGGGCCTGGCTCGACGCCGTGCAGAAGCTGGCGGCAGCGTCCGCGCTCGACCCCAAGACGGAGGAACTCGTTTACATCGGGATCCTGGCTGCCATGCGGCTCGAGAGCGGGTTGCCGTTTCATGTCGTGGACGCCAAGAGCAAGGGCGCCACGCGCGATGAGATCGTCAGTGCAATCCTGGCGGGCCTTCCGGCCGTCGGCAACGCCGTGGTCCAGGCCTTGCCGGTAGCACTGGCCGCCTATGATGCAGGCTAG
- the ccoN gene encoding cytochrome-c oxidase, cbb3-type subunit I: MGAALQNLPWIIVLGGATFLSLVLSGLGQDAAFTAHWGIIAAVLGVATIILMRKPERVPAAADGASPDGAVYFDAPIRIGSILTVFWGCVGFLVGVVIALQLAFPELNFGPWFNFGRLRPLHTSAVVFAFGGTALLTTSFYVVQRTSRARLISDNLAWFVFWGYQLFIVMAATGYLLGITQSREYAEPEWYTDLWLTIVWVAYLVLFLGTIIKRKEPHIYVANWFYLAFIVTIAMLHVVNNLAVPVSLLGSRSYSLFSGVQDALTQWWYGHNAVGFFLTAGFLGMMYYYMPKQAGRPVYSYRLSIIHFWALIFLYIWAGPHHLHYTALPDWAQTLGMVFSIMLWMPSWGGMINGLMTLRGAWDKVRTDPIIRMMVIALAFYGMSTFEGPVMSIKSVNGLSHYTDWTIGHVHSGALGWVGMISFAAVYFMVPRLWGRRQLYSPRMVNWHFWLATTGIVIYAAVMWVSGIMQGLMWREYDAEGFLVYSFAETVAALHPYYIARAFGGMLYLAGGLVMAFNIWMTIRGRVRTERPILTTQLQPAE; encoded by the coding sequence ATGGGGGCCGCTTTGCAGAATCTGCCTTGGATCATCGTCCTGGGAGGGGCGACGTTCCTGTCGCTGGTCCTGTCCGGGTTAGGACAGGACGCGGCCTTCACGGCCCATTGGGGCATCATCGCCGCGGTGCTCGGGGTCGCCACAATCATCCTGATGCGCAAGCCCGAGCGCGTTCCCGCGGCGGCTGATGGCGCCAGCCCGGACGGGGCGGTCTATTTCGATGCGCCGATCCGCATCGGCTCCATCCTCACCGTATTCTGGGGGTGCGTCGGCTTCCTGGTCGGCGTGGTCATCGCGCTGCAGCTGGCCTTTCCCGAGCTCAATTTCGGGCCGTGGTTCAATTTCGGCCGCCTGCGGCCGCTCCACACCTCGGCCGTGGTGTTCGCCTTCGGCGGCACGGCCTTGCTCACCACCAGCTTCTACGTGGTGCAGCGCACCTCGCGCGCCCGGCTGATCAGCGACAACCTCGCCTGGTTCGTGTTCTGGGGCTACCAGCTGTTCATCGTCATGGCCGCGACCGGGTACCTGCTCGGCATCACGCAGAGCCGCGAATATGCCGAGCCCGAGTGGTACACCGACCTGTGGCTGACCATCGTCTGGGTCGCCTACCTGGTGCTGTTCCTGGGCACCATCATCAAGCGCAAGGAGCCGCATATCTATGTGGCGAACTGGTTCTACCTTGCCTTCATCGTCACCATCGCGATGCTGCACGTGGTCAACAACCTGGCCGTGCCGGTGAGCCTGCTGGGGTCCAGGAGCTATTCGCTGTTCTCGGGGGTGCAGGATGCGCTGACCCAGTGGTGGTACGGCCACAACGCCGTCGGCTTCTTCCTCACCGCGGGCTTCCTGGGCATGATGTATTACTACATGCCCAAGCAGGCGGGGCGCCCGGTCTACAGCTACCGGCTGTCGATCATCCATTTCTGGGCGCTGATCTTTCTCTACATCTGGGCCGGTCCGCACCACCTGCATTACACCGCGCTGCCCGACTGGGCGCAGACGCTCGGCATGGTGTTCTCGATCATGCTGTGGATGCCCAGCTGGGGCGGCATGATCAACGGGCTGATGACGCTGCGCGGCGCCTGGGACAAGGTGCGCACCGACCCGATCATCCGCATGATGGTGATCGCCCTCGCCTTTTACGGCATGTCGACCTTCGAAGGTCCGGTGATGTCGATCAAGTCGGTGAACGGGCTCAGCCACTATACCGACTGGACCATCGGCCACGTGCACTCGGGGGCGCTCGGCTGGGTCGGCATGATCTCGTTCGCGGCGGTCTATTTCATGGTGCCGCGGCTGTGGGGGCGCCGGCAACTCTACTCGCCGCGCATGGTCAACTGGCACTTCTGGCTCGCCACCACCGGCATCGTGATCTACGCGGCGGTGATGTGGGTCTCGGGCATCATGCAGGGCCTGATGTGGCGCGAGTACGATGCCGAGGGGTTCCTCGTCTACTCGTTCGCCGAGACGGTCGCCGCGCTCCACCCCTACTACATCGCTCGGGCCTTCGGCGGCATGCTCTACCTCGCCGGCGGACTGGTGATGGCCTTCAACATCTGGATGACCATTCGCGGCCGCGTCCGCACCGAGCGTCCGATCCTCACCACCCAGCTGCAGCCGGCCGAATAG
- a CDS encoding ABC transporter ATP-binding protein, with product MSAPSPPLVEFGGITKVYGTGEAEVRALDGLDFRVERGEFVAVMGPSGSGKSTAMNIVGYLDTPTGGSYRFDGVPVAKVSRQQRTLLRRNFVGFVFQGYNLLPQSSALENVELPLIYRGVSGAERRKLARAALARVGMNGREHHLPSQLSGGQQQRVAIARAIVTNPLLLLADEPTGNLDTERATEVMKLLVELNRQDGVTIIMVTHEPDMAVFCSRQIRIVDGRAAAEPTARIRSDAA from the coding sequence ATGAGCGCGCCTTCCCCTCCCCTCGTCGAGTTCGGCGGCATCACCAAGGTCTATGGCACCGGCGAAGCGGAAGTCCGGGCACTGGACGGCCTCGACTTCCGGGTCGAGCGCGGGGAGTTCGTCGCCGTCATGGGGCCGAGCGGCTCGGGCAAATCCACCGCCATGAATATCGTGGGTTACCTCGATACGCCGACGGGCGGCAGCTACCGCTTCGATGGCGTACCGGTCGCCAAGGTGAGCCGGCAGCAGCGCACTCTGCTGCGCCGCAACTTCGTAGGCTTCGTCTTCCAGGGTTACAATCTCCTGCCGCAATCCAGTGCGCTGGAAAATGTCGAACTGCCGCTGATCTACCGCGGCGTGTCCGGCGCCGAGCGGCGAAAGCTGGCGCGCGCCGCGCTCGCACGGGTCGGCATGAATGGTCGCGAACACCACCTGCCCTCGCAGCTGTCGGGCGGGCAGCAGCAGCGGGTGGCTATCGCCCGCGCCATCGTCACCAACCCGCTGCTGCTGCTCGCCGACGAGCCGACGGGCAATCTCGATACCGAGCGGGCGACCGAAGTGATGAAGCTGCTCGTCGAGCTCAACCGTCAGGATGGCGTCACCATCATCATGGTGACGCACGAGCCGGACATGGCCGTGTTCTGCAGCCGCCAGATCCGCATCGTCGATGGCCGCGCGGCGGCCGAGCCCACCGCAAGGATACGGTCCGATGCTGCTTGA
- a CDS encoding efflux RND transporter periplasmic adaptor subunit translates to MLQKADVAEVLRAEAKRGRHGTLLRLAIGAGVILVIAAGVAVLFSRLGSGSTAYETTTVSRGDILVELTATGTLVPTRQVAVSSSLTGTIASVDVDYNQPVRKGQLLARLDLRPFDLQVRRAVATVDIQQAARDTARAGLSDAEAAWRRTSDLAAGKVVSTESLELATTALQRARASLAAAQAQLKAAEADLAGARDNYDKANIVAPIDGIMLDVNAEVGETINAATLASSLFLIASDIRRLELEADIDEADVAQIKVGDAASFTVEAMPDRPFGGVVRQLRTGPTVSNGITSYKAVIAVDNAGLQLRPGMTATANISTAEAKGVLTVPNAALRFAPDEASAAAASNDRASRVYVLRAGAPVALAVTSGLTDGQRTEIKPGSLVEQDLVVVGKKTR, encoded by the coding sequence ATGCTGCAAAAAGCCGACGTCGCCGAAGTTCTGCGCGCCGAAGCGAAGCGCGGGCGGCACGGCACGCTGCTCCGTCTCGCCATCGGCGCCGGGGTGATCCTGGTGATTGCGGCGGGCGTAGCGGTGCTGTTCTCGAGGCTGGGCAGCGGCTCGACGGCGTACGAGACCACGACGGTATCGCGGGGCGACATCCTGGTCGAGCTCACTGCTACCGGCACCCTGGTGCCGACGCGGCAGGTGGCCGTTTCGAGTTCGCTCACCGGCACCATCGCCTCGGTGGATGTCGACTACAACCAGCCGGTCCGCAAGGGCCAGTTGCTCGCCCGGCTCGATCTGCGCCCCTTCGACCTGCAGGTGCGGCGGGCCGTTGCCACGGTCGACATCCAGCAGGCCGCCCGGGATACGGCGCGCGCCGGGCTCAGTGATGCCGAAGCCGCCTGGCGCCGAACCAGCGACCTCGCCGCGGGTAAAGTCGTCAGCACTGAGAGTCTCGAACTCGCCACCACCGCCCTGCAGCGCGCGCGGGCCAGCCTGGCAGCCGCCCAAGCTCAGTTGAAGGCTGCCGAGGCCGATCTCGCCGGCGCCAGGGACAACTACGACAAGGCCAACATCGTCGCCCCCATCGACGGGATCATGCTGGATGTGAATGCCGAAGTCGGCGAGACGATCAACGCCGCCACGCTCGCCAGCTCGCTGTTCCTCATCGCCAGCGACATCCGCCGCCTCGAGCTCGAGGCGGATATCGACGAGGCCGACGTGGCGCAGATCAAGGTTGGCGACGCGGCGAGCTTCACCGTCGAGGCGATGCCCGACCGGCCGTTCGGGGGTGTCGTCCGCCAGCTGCGCACCGGCCCTACGGTCAGCAACGGTATCACCAGCTACAAGGCGGTCATCGCCGTGGACAATGCCGGTCTGCAGCTTCGGCCAGGCATGACCGCCACGGCGAACATTTCCACTGCCGAGGCAAAGGGCGTGCTGACGGTCCCCAACGCCGCGCTGCGCTTCGCCCCCGATGAGGCCTCGGCGGCAGCCGCGTCAAACGACAGGGCCTCTCGCGTCTATGTTCTGAGAGCCGGCGCGCCGGTGGCGCTCGCGGTGACGAGCGGGCTGACCGATGGACAGCGCACCGAGATCAAGCCGGGCAGCCTTGTCGAGCAGGACCTTGTCGTCGTCGGAAAGAAGACTCGATGA
- a CDS encoding ABC transporter permease → MLLETVRLALEAIWRNSLRSLLTLLGVTIGVAAVISMVTLGQGATAEVNGSISSLGSNIVMVIPGRMVMQRGVVAESFKMADSQAIARMIDGITAVAPIASRALTATAGSSDYQVDVNGVDTNFFKVVTSYRIAFGRGFREGEIASSAPVCIIGPAVAKHLFDTPDPVDRQFRLRRFSCSVIGVLESQGSVFGQSRDDSVFLPITTFQRRIAGNTDVAAIYMAAGSEAAIPTIEADVTALMRDRRHLASSDENDFSVTDMSQISSTLGTVMGVLTGLLAAIAGISLVVGGIGIMNIMLVSVTERTHEIGIRLAIGARESQVLAQFLVEAIVLSMLGGLLGIGLGLGLSMIAAQLLGVPFVVDAGAVAMAFGFSALVGVAFGYFPARNAAHLDPIEALRRA, encoded by the coding sequence ATGCTGCTTGAGACGGTGAGGCTGGCTCTCGAGGCCATCTGGCGCAACTCGCTCCGTTCGCTGCTGACGCTGCTTGGCGTGACCATCGGGGTTGCTGCGGTGATCTCGATGGTGACGCTCGGGCAAGGGGCAACCGCGGAGGTCAACGGCTCGATCTCCAGCCTGGGCAGCAACATCGTCATGGTGATCCCCGGCCGTATGGTGATGCAGCGCGGGGTGGTGGCGGAGAGCTTCAAGATGGCCGACTCGCAAGCCATCGCGCGCATGATCGACGGCATCACCGCAGTGGCGCCGATCGCCTCGCGGGCCCTGACCGCTACCGCCGGCTCCTCCGACTACCAGGTCGACGTCAACGGGGTCGACACCAACTTCTTCAAGGTCGTCACCTCGTACAGGATCGCCTTCGGCCGCGGCTTTCGCGAAGGCGAAATCGCCTCGAGCGCCCCGGTCTGCATCATCGGGCCGGCCGTGGCCAAGCACCTGTTCGATACGCCCGACCCCGTCGACCGGCAGTTCCGGCTGCGCCGCTTTTCCTGTTCCGTCATCGGCGTGCTGGAAAGCCAGGGTTCGGTATTCGGCCAGAGCCGCGACGATTCCGTCTTCCTGCCGATCACCACCTTTCAGCGTCGCATTGCCGGCAATACGGACGTGGCGGCGATCTACATGGCCGCCGGTTCCGAGGCCGCCATCCCCACGATCGAGGCCGACGTCACCGCGCTGATGCGCGACCGGCGGCATCTCGCCAGCAGCGACGAGAACGACTTCAGCGTCACCGACATGAGCCAGATCTCCTCGACCCTGGGAACGGTGATGGGCGTGCTGACCGGCCTGCTCGCCGCGATTGCCGGCATCAGCCTCGTAGTGGGCGGAATCGGCATCATGAACATCATGCTGGTTTCGGTTACCGAGCGCACGCACGAGATCGGCATTCGCCTCGCCATCGGCGCGCGCGAATCCCAGGTACTGGCGCAGTTCCTGGTCGAGGCGATCGTGCTGTCGATGCTCGGTGGCCTGCTGGGTATCGGCCTCGGCCTGGGGCTGTCGATGATCGCGGCGCAGCTGCTCGGGGTGCCGTTTGTCGTCGACGCCGGCGCCGTCGCCATGGCCTTCGGCTTCTCCGCCCTGGTGGGCGTCGCCTTTGGCTATTTCCCGGCCCGCAACGCCGCCCATCTCGATCCGATCGAGGCACTGCGCCGCGCGTGA
- a CDS encoding class I fructose-bisphosphate aldolase: MRITAPVLEVLSWYDGERPGVKANLSRLLMHGITGGTGRLLILPVDQGFEHGPAASFAPNPAGYDPRYHFELAIDAEVSALAAPLGFLTAGADRYAGAVPLILKANNANGLGSVKDEAITATVRDALELGCSAIGYTIYPGSDRQYDMFEEVRAGAAEAKANGLVVVIWAYPRGGALSHEGETAVDVVAYGAQIAAQLGAHIIKVKPPAAHIETAQAQLACQAAGYDFARLEARVAHVLEAAFAGRRLVVFSGGPAKDVEAVYAEVSAIAAGGGHGSIVGRNTFQRPRDEALAMLGRIAAIHIGASATRSAS, translated from the coding sequence ATGCGGATCACCGCTCCAGTTCTTGAGGTGCTGAGCTGGTATGATGGCGAGCGGCCGGGCGTGAAGGCCAATTTGAGCCGCCTGCTCATGCACGGGATCACCGGCGGCACCGGGCGGCTGCTGATCCTGCCGGTCGACCAGGGTTTCGAGCACGGTCCGGCCGCCAGCTTTGCTCCCAACCCGGCCGGGTACGATCCGCGCTATCACTTCGAACTGGCGATCGACGCGGAAGTCAGCGCGCTCGCGGCGCCGCTGGGCTTCCTCACGGCGGGAGCCGACCGCTATGCCGGCGCGGTGCCGCTCATCCTCAAGGCCAACAACGCCAACGGCCTCGGTTCGGTCAAGGACGAGGCGATCACGGCGACAGTGCGCGACGCCCTGGAACTCGGCTGCAGCGCCATCGGCTACACCATCTACCCGGGATCCGACCGCCAGTACGACATGTTCGAAGAGGTGCGGGCAGGCGCCGCCGAGGCGAAGGCGAATGGTCTGGTCGTCGTCATCTGGGCCTATCCGCGTGGTGGCGCGCTGTCGCATGAAGGCGAGACGGCGGTCGACGTGGTTGCCTATGGCGCGCAGATCGCGGCGCAACTTGGTGCCCACATCATCAAGGTCAAGCCGCCTGCAGCGCACATCGAAACAGCCCAGGCGCAGCTCGCCTGCCAGGCGGCGGGCTATGACTTCGCGCGCCTCGAAGCCCGCGTCGCCCATGTCCTCGAGGCGGCGTTTGCCGGACGGCGGCTGGTGGTGTTCTCGGGCGGTCCGGCCAAGGATGTCGAGGCCGTCTATGCCGAGGTCAGCGCCATCGCGGCCGGCGGTGGGCACGGCTCGATCGTCGGGCGGAACACGTTCCAGCGGCCGCGCGACGAAGCGCTGGCGATGCTCGGCCGGATTGCCGCCATCCACATCGGCGCGAGCGCCACGAGGTCGGCGTCATGA
- a CDS encoding DUF6894 family protein, producing the protein MHRYFFDFSDETDTHTDTEGSEFGNETAAEEEAAGMLLEVTRDHFHYGRSLLTVAVRDQTGRVLSNVSLSLEIRRAERLVR; encoded by the coding sequence ATGCATCGCTATTTCTTCGATTTTTCTGACGAGACCGACACCCACACCGACACGGAGGGTTCGGAGTTCGGAAACGAAACAGCTGCCGAGGAGGAAGCAGCTGGCATGTTACTCGAAGTAACACGAGATCATTTTCATTACGGCCGCTCGCTTCTCACAGTAGCCGTCCGCGATCAGACTGGTCGGGTTCTCTCCAACGTCAGCCTGTCATTGGAAATACGACGTGCGGAAAGGTTGGTACGGTAG
- a CDS encoding 1-phosphofructokinase family hexose kinase, which produces MTQLPILTVTLNPALDITTSVPRLEPQRKLRCEPAVLHAGGGGANVSRAIRELGGSSRAFVALGGHTGHQYGDLLRAAGVECIQYPLGGETRTSMTVMEQQTGLHYRFVLPGPPQEARCGDAILAELGRLIAGGVRYVVASGSLLPGIAEDFYARLGDLVRWHNARLILDTHGAALKRGLAGRPFLIRLNQLEAEELATETSARGSPADIATELVGSGATEVAVFAMGERGSLVTTRDSQFTIAPPEVTVHSMVGAGDSYVAALTLALAQGWSIESANRFGVAAAASAVTREATQLCERTTSERFYNETGKAIYLRGPTASAAAIERANDLDQVLGSPSTQNGSNSRR; this is translated from the coding sequence ATGACGCAGTTGCCCATCCTGACGGTGACGCTCAATCCGGCGCTCGACATCACCACCTCCGTGCCCCGGCTCGAACCGCAGCGCAAGCTCAGGTGCGAACCGGCGGTGTTGCATGCGGGCGGCGGCGGCGCCAACGTCTCGCGGGCGATCCGCGAACTGGGCGGCAGCAGCCGCGCCTTCGTGGCGCTCGGCGGCCATACCGGCCACCAGTATGGCGACCTGTTACGGGCAGCCGGCGTCGAGTGCATTCAGTATCCGCTGGGCGGGGAGACGCGAACCTCGATGACGGTGATGGAGCAGCAGACCGGGCTGCACTATCGCTTCGTCCTGCCGGGGCCGCCGCAGGAGGCGCGCTGCGGCGATGCGATCCTCGCCGAACTCGGCCGTCTCATCGCGGGCGGGGTCCGCTATGTGGTTGCCAGCGGCAGCCTGCTGCCGGGGATCGCCGAGGATTTCTACGCCCGCCTGGGCGACCTCGTGCGCTGGCACAATGCCAGGCTGATCCTCGACACGCATGGCGCGGCGCTGAAGCGGGGGCTTGCCGGGCGGCCCTTCCTGATCCGGCTGAACCAGCTGGAAGCAGAGGAACTGGCGACGGAAACCTCCGCCCGCGGCTCGCCTGCCGACATCGCCACGGAACTGGTGGGGTCGGGGGCGACGGAGGTGGCGGTATTCGCCATGGGCGAGCGGGGATCGCTGGTCACGACGCGCGACAGCCAGTTCACCATCGCACCGCCCGAGGTGACGGTGCACAGCATGGTGGGCGCCGGTGACAGCTATGTCGCCGCCCTGACGCTGGCACTGGCGCAGGGCTGGTCGATCGAGTCCGCCAACCGTTTCGGCGTCGCCGCGGCAGCGTCCGCCGTCACGCGGGAAGCGACGCAGCTGTGCGAGCGCACGACCAGCGAGCGGTTCTACAACGAAACCGGCAAGGCCATCTATCTGAGGGGCCCGACCGCATCGGCCGCGGCAATCGAGCGGGCAAATGATCTGGATCAAGTCCTGGGCTCGCCGAGCACGCAGAATGGGTCGAACAGCAGGAGGTAA
- a CDS encoding GyrI-like domain-containing protein has protein sequence MADPVVVELKPRPFAYINLRSTLPQMSATMGQGFATLSQMFARAKAQMAGNPLAHYTDFDATAASFELGFPVLEADIPALRAAGLSIGQSPGGTNMTATHVGPYDTVARTYDLMTIAMKAQKLSPGKDMWESYMSPPETPPEQIRTEVIWPVHAAG, from the coding sequence ATGGCTGATCCGGTTGTCGTCGAACTGAAACCCAGGCCCTTCGCCTATATCAATCTGCGCTCGACGCTGCCGCAGATGTCCGCGACCATGGGGCAGGGGTTCGCCACCCTGAGCCAGATGTTCGCCAGGGCAAAGGCGCAGATGGCCGGCAACCCGCTCGCTCACTACACCGATTTCGATGCAACAGCGGCCAGTTTCGAGCTGGGCTTTCCGGTGCTGGAGGCCGACATTCCCGCTCTGCGCGCGGCCGGCCTTTCCATCGGGCAGAGCCCGGGCGGCACCAACATGACGGCCACCCATGTCGGCCCCTACGATACTGTCGCCAGAACCTACGATCTGATGACCATAGCCATGAAGGCGCAGAAGCTGTCTCCCGGCAAGGACATGTGGGAGAGCTATATGAGCCCTCCCGAGACGCCGCCCGAGCAGATCCGGACCGAAGTGATCTGGCCGGTCCACGCGGCAGGCTGA
- a CDS encoding Crp/Fnr family transcriptional regulator, with product MSDASFQNLLLGRLPADDRSLLDLELVDVALRHHLHAAGAPVDALYFPEDGMASVVAQVGRSAIEVGLIGREGVTSPFVVTGDTLSPFDTFSQAAGTAYRAPIDRVRQALRQSQAFAGLLSRYYRAFEIQVTATSVTNGQARLGERLARWLLMVSDRLGPHFHITHDLLATMLAVRRSSVTLALQLLEGEGLIRSTRGHLVILDRKRLVERADHSYGLAEAEYRRLMQTG from the coding sequence TTGTCCGACGCTTCATTCCAGAACCTGCTGCTGGGTCGATTGCCGGCTGACGACCGGTCTCTGCTCGATCTGGAACTGGTCGACGTTGCTCTGCGTCACCATCTGCATGCAGCGGGCGCGCCTGTGGACGCACTGTACTTCCCCGAGGATGGCATGGCCTCGGTTGTGGCGCAGGTCGGCCGCAGCGCCATCGAAGTTGGCTTGATCGGCCGCGAAGGCGTTACCAGCCCTTTCGTGGTCACCGGCGATACGCTGTCCCCCTTCGATACGTTCTCTCAAGCTGCTGGAACCGCCTATCGCGCGCCGATCGATCGGGTGCGCCAGGCGCTTCGGCAGTCGCAGGCTTTCGCGGGGTTGCTCTCGAGATATTACCGCGCCTTCGAGATCCAGGTCACGGCAACCTCCGTCACAAACGGGCAGGCGCGATTGGGAGAACGGCTGGCGAGATGGCTGTTGATGGTGTCCGATCGACTTGGCCCTCACTTCCACATCACTCATGATCTGCTGGCAACGATGCTGGCGGTGCGGCGCTCCAGCGTCACCCTGGCGCTTCAGCTCCTCGAGGGCGAAGGTCTGATCCGCTCGACCAGAGGGCACCTGGTCATTCTGGATCGAAAACGGCTGGTCGAGCGCGCCGACCACTCCTACGGACTCGCCGAGGCGGAATATCGGCGACTGATGCAAACCGGCTGA
- a CDS encoding alpha/beta fold hydrolase, with protein MVSRRAALGLGVVGAGLVAAGGAVASAYGRDMARARALVAPELSRVIPSRFGTLEYAEAGKGVPLLMVHGTGGGFDQGLFFARRFSEAGYRIIAPSRFGYLRSAFPDDPSSENQADALVDLLDALDIDRVAIAGGSAGALSAMSFAIRHPGRCAALLPLVPASYVPRDTPVQSVPPEQMQMAMAALRSDFLFWLAITTLPDLLTQALLATRPALIKAADPAEQARARHILEAILPVSLRADGLLNDARLASNPAPMPLETITAPTLALSYEDDAFGTAAAARYIGERVPGARVKVFADGGHIGIGHDAESFAVIDGFLKQIGYAS; from the coding sequence ATGGTTTCACGCAGAGCAGCGTTGGGACTTGGCGTCGTCGGCGCAGGGCTCGTGGCGGCGGGTGGTGCCGTGGCGTCCGCTTATGGCCGCGATATGGCGAGGGCGCGTGCCCTGGTGGCGCCGGAGCTGAGCCGGGTGATCCCGTCACGCTTCGGGACGCTCGAATATGCAGAGGCCGGCAAGGGAGTTCCACTCCTCATGGTGCACGGCACCGGCGGCGGTTTCGACCAGGGACTGTTCTTTGCCAGGCGCTTCAGCGAGGCGGGCTATCGGATCATCGCGCCATCGCGCTTCGGTTACCTGCGCTCGGCCTTTCCTGACGACCCCTCCTCGGAAAACCAGGCCGATGCCCTGGTCGATCTGCTCGACGCGCTGGACATCGACAGGGTGGCGATCGCCGGCGGCTCGGCGGGAGCGCTTTCGGCCATGTCCTTCGCCATCCGGCATCCCGGGCGCTGCGCGGCGCTGCTGCCCCTGGTCCCCGCCAGCTACGTTCCCCGCGATACCCCGGTGCAGTCGGTGCCGCCGGAGCAGATGCAGATGGCCATGGCGGCGCTGCGGTCGGACTTCCTGTTCTGGCTCGCCATCACCACGCTGCCCGACCTGCTGACCCAGGCGCTGCTGGCCACCCGACCCGCATTGATCAAGGCGGCCGATCCGGCCGAGCAGGCAAGGGCGCGGCACATCCTCGAGGCAATCCTGCCGGTCAGCCTCAGGGCAGACGGCTTGCTCAACGACGCGCGGCTCGCCAGCAACCCGGCGCCGATGCCGCTCGAGACGATCACCGCGCCGACGCTGGCACTGTCGTACGAAGACGATGCGTTCGGCACCGCGGCGGCGGCGCGCTACATCGGCGAACGGGTCCCCGGCGCGAGGGTGAAGGTGTTCGCCGATGGCGGCCATATCGGCATCGGCCACGATGCCGAGTCCTTTGCCGTGATCGACGGCTTTCTCAAGCAGATCGGCTACGCCTCATAG